The Mycobacterium paragordonae genome includes a region encoding these proteins:
- the acsA gene encoding acetate--CoA ligase: MDVIHKTPRDFRVSPNLTDYGQARAHFQWSDVPKLCAGMGEGKCNIAYAAVDRHANGPESTHTALRFLTEDGAHELTYAELSDRVTRFTGVLRALGIGKGDRVFAIMGRIPELYITMLGALRNGSVVSPLFSAFGPEPIATRVDIGQADVLVTTKAIYQRKIAKIHSRLTSVRHVIVVDDGTHGEPPSGTLDFWHCMNAADANAPVEPTTADDPALLHFTSGTTGTPKGAIHVHGAVAMHYVTGLYALDLHPDDIYWCTADPGWVTGTSYGIISPLLHGVTSIIDQAEFDAERWYRILQDEQVSVWYTAPTGIRMLIKAGPELPARFSFPHLRFIASVGEPLNPEAVWWGKQVLGLPIHDNWWQTETGGIMIANTPAFDIKPGSMGRPLPGVEACIVRDNDTVSDEGTVTVITEPDVEGELALKPGWPSMFRGYLHADERYRKCFSDGLYLTGDLAKRDADGYFWFVGRKDDVIKSAGHLIGPFEVESALTDHPAVAEAAVIGKPDPTVGSVIKAFVTLKDGYAPSEDLRLQLLGHARKRLGPAVAPKEIEFADSLPHTSSGKILRRLLKARELGLPEGDTSTIEQPHAAEQPHADEQAHNQPQGASL, translated from the coding sequence ATGGATGTGATTCACAAGACCCCCCGCGACTTCCGCGTTTCACCTAATCTCACCGACTACGGGCAAGCCCGGGCGCACTTCCAGTGGTCCGACGTGCCGAAGCTGTGCGCAGGCATGGGCGAAGGGAAATGCAACATCGCCTACGCCGCCGTCGACCGGCACGCGAACGGCCCGGAGAGCACCCACACCGCACTTCGCTTCCTCACCGAGGACGGGGCGCACGAGCTGACCTACGCCGAGCTGAGCGACCGGGTGACCCGGTTCACCGGCGTGCTACGCGCCCTGGGCATCGGCAAAGGCGACCGGGTTTTCGCCATCATGGGCCGCATCCCCGAGCTGTACATCACCATGCTGGGCGCCCTGCGAAACGGCAGCGTCGTCTCCCCCCTGTTCTCCGCCTTCGGTCCCGAACCGATCGCCACCCGGGTCGACATCGGGCAGGCCGACGTACTCGTGACCACGAAAGCGATCTATCAACGCAAGATCGCCAAGATCCACAGCCGGCTGACCTCGGTGCGACACGTCATCGTGGTCGACGACGGCACGCACGGCGAGCCGCCATCCGGAACGCTGGACTTCTGGCACTGCATGAACGCCGCCGACGCCAACGCCCCGGTCGAGCCGACCACGGCCGACGACCCGGCACTGCTGCACTTCACCAGTGGGACCACCGGCACACCCAAAGGCGCCATCCACGTCCATGGCGCCGTCGCCATGCACTACGTCACGGGCCTGTACGCGCTCGATCTCCACCCCGATGACATCTATTGGTGCACTGCGGATCCCGGCTGGGTCACCGGAACGTCCTACGGGATCATCAGCCCGCTGCTGCACGGGGTGACGTCCATCATCGACCAGGCCGAATTCGACGCCGAGCGCTGGTACCGGATCCTGCAGGACGAGCAGGTGTCGGTCTGGTACACGGCACCGACCGGTATCAGGATGCTGATCAAGGCCGGTCCGGAACTGCCCGCCCGCTTCAGTTTTCCGCATCTGCGGTTCATCGCCAGCGTGGGTGAACCACTGAACCCAGAAGCCGTGTGGTGGGGAAAACAGGTGCTGGGCTTGCCGATTCACGACAACTGGTGGCAGACCGAGACCGGCGGCATCATGATCGCCAACACGCCGGCGTTCGACATCAAGCCCGGCTCGATGGGCCGCCCACTGCCCGGGGTCGAGGCCTGCATCGTGCGCGACAACGACACCGTTAGCGACGAAGGCACCGTCACCGTCATCACGGAACCGGATGTCGAAGGCGAACTGGCCCTCAAACCGGGGTGGCCGTCGATGTTCCGCGGTTACCTGCACGCCGACGAGAGATACCGAAAGTGCTTCAGCGACGGGCTCTATCTCACCGGCGACCTGGCCAAGCGGGATGCCGACGGCTACTTCTGGTTCGTCGGCCGCAAGGACGACGTGATCAAGTCCGCCGGGCACCTGATCGGCCCATTCGAGGTGGAAAGCGCGCTGACCGACCACCCGGCGGTGGCCGAGGCGGCCGTGATCGGCAAGCCGGATCCCACGGTCGGCTCCGTCATCAAAGCCTTCGTCACCCTCAAGGACGGCTACGCGCCGAGTGAGGATCTGCGGCTGCAACTGCTCGGCCACGCGCGTAAGCGGCTGGGACCGGCCGTGGCGCCCAAGGAGATCGAGTTCGCCGATTCACTGCCGCACACCAGCAGCGGCAAGATCCTGCGCCGTCTGCTGAAGGCCCGCGAACTGGGTCTGCCCGAAGGAGACACGTCCACGATCGAACAACCACACGCGGCGGAACAACCACACGCGGACGAACAAGCACACAACCAACCTCAAGGAGCGTCGCTGTGA
- the pdhA gene encoding pyruvate dehydrogenase (acetyl-transferring) E1 component subunit alpha — protein sequence MTEKDLTHALLSDMVRVRRMEEKCAELYSAAKIRGFLHLYVGEEAVAAGSLRALTEDDAVVATYREHAHALLRGIPMTRIMAEMFGKQEGCSRGRGGSMHLFDAGRHFYGGNAIVAGGLPLAVGIALADAQLKRNRVTACYFGDGAVAEGAFHESLNMAVLWNLPVLFLCENNLYAMGTALDRAQSQTDLTAKAAAYRVDALAVDGMDVEACYEATRKGVDHVRSSGGPFFIEFRTYRFRPHSMFDPDLYREKAEIEHWRERDPIELFIRRRKGDGLLTDDDVRDIEESAAAEIADAVAYAEAGTREDVADLARDVLTPLEAAR from the coding sequence GTGACGGAGAAGGACCTGACGCACGCGCTGTTGTCCGACATGGTGCGGGTGCGGCGCATGGAAGAGAAATGCGCGGAACTGTACAGCGCGGCCAAGATTCGCGGCTTTCTGCACCTGTACGTCGGTGAGGAGGCCGTGGCCGCGGGCTCGCTGCGGGCCCTGACCGAGGACGACGCGGTGGTGGCGACCTATCGTGAGCATGCCCACGCACTGCTGCGCGGCATCCCGATGACCAGAATCATGGCCGAGATGTTCGGCAAGCAGGAAGGCTGCTCCCGCGGTCGCGGTGGGTCCATGCACCTGTTCGACGCCGGCCGGCACTTCTACGGCGGCAATGCGATCGTGGCCGGCGGACTGCCGCTGGCGGTCGGCATCGCGCTTGCCGACGCCCAGCTGAAGCGGAACCGCGTGACCGCCTGCTACTTCGGCGACGGAGCGGTGGCCGAGGGCGCCTTCCACGAATCGCTGAACATGGCCGTGTTGTGGAACCTGCCGGTGTTGTTCCTGTGCGAGAACAATCTTTACGCCATGGGCACCGCGCTGGATCGGGCACAGTCGCAGACCGACCTGACCGCCAAGGCGGCCGCCTACCGCGTCGATGCGCTGGCCGTCGACGGGATGGACGTCGAAGCGTGTTACGAGGCAACCCGCAAAGGTGTCGACCACGTCCGCAGCAGCGGCGGCCCGTTCTTCATCGAGTTCCGCACCTACCGGTTCCGCCCGCACTCGATGTTCGACCCGGACCTGTACCGGGAAAAGGCGGAAATCGAACACTGGCGCGAGCGGGACCCTATCGAACTGTTCATCCGGCGGCGGAAAGGCGACGGGCTGCTGACCGACGACGACGTGCGTGACATCGAGGAGTCGGCTGCCGCCGAGATCGCCGACGCGGTGGCCTACGCGGAGGCCGGAACCCGGGAAGACGTGGCCGATCTGGCCCGTGACGTGCTCACCCCGCTGGAGGCGGCGCGATGA